The proteins below come from a single Streptococcus canis genomic window:
- the lepB gene encoding signal peptidase I, whose translation MVKRDFIRNILLLLIVIIGAILLRIFVFSTFRVTPATANDYLKNGDLITIKKNIQPKYKDFVVYRVDKKDYVSRVVAIEGDSVTYMDDIFYLNNMVESQAYLETMKTRYLNNAPLGTLYTDDFTISTITGDKYQKVPKGKYLLLNDNRKNMNDSRRFGLIDASQIKGLVTFRVLPLSDFGFVEVE comes from the coding sequence ATGGTAAAGCGAGATTTTATAAGAAATATATTATTGTTACTCATTGTGATTATCGGGGCGATTTTATTGAGGATATTTGTCTTCTCAACCTTCAGAGTGACCCCAGCAACTGCAAATGATTATTTGAAAAATGGCGATTTGATTACCATTAAGAAAAATATTCAGCCCAAGTACAAAGATTTTGTGGTTTATAGGGTTGATAAAAAAGATTATGTAAGTCGTGTGGTAGCTATTGAGGGGGATAGTGTTACCTATATGGATGATATTTTTTACCTCAATAACATGGTGGAGTCTCAAGCTTACCTTGAAACAATGAAAACACGTTACTTAAATAATGCCCCTCTGGGGACCTTATATACAGATGATTTCACCATTTCGACGATTACAGGTGATAAGTATCAGAAAGTTCCTAAAGGAAAGTATCTTCTGCTGAACGACAATCGTAAAAATATGAATGATAGCCGACGATTCGGCTTGATTGATGCCTCGCAGATTAAAGGTTTAGTAACTTTCAGGGTACTTCCTTTAAGTGATTTTGGATTTGTAGAAGTAGAGTAG
- the pyk gene encoding pyruvate kinase: MNKRVKIVATLGPAVEIRGGKKYGEDGYWAGQLDVEESAKKIAELIEAGANVFRFNFSHGDHKEQGDRMATVRRAEEIARQKVGFLLDTKGPEMRTELFADDAKEFSYVTGEKIRVATTQGIQSTRDVIALNVAGSLDIYDEVEAGHTILIDDGKLGLKVIEKDIATRQFVVEVENDGIIAKQKGVNIPNTKIPFPALADRDNADIRFGLEQGLNFIAISFVRTAKDVEEVREICRETGNDHVQLFAKIENQQGIDNLDEIIEAADGIMIARGDMGIEVPFEMVPVFQKMIITKVNAAGKAVITATNMLETMTEKPRATRSEVSDVFNAVIDGTDATMLSGESANGKYPVESVRTMATIDRNAQTLLNEYGRLDSSAFPRTNKTDVIASAVKDATHSMDIKLVVTITETGNTARAISKFRPDADILAVTFDEKVQRALMINWGVIPVLAEKPASTDDMFEVAERVALEAGLVQSGDNIVIVAGVPVGTGGTNTMRVRTVK; this comes from the coding sequence ATGAATAAACGCGTAAAAATCGTTGCAACACTTGGTCCTGCGGTCGAAATCCGTGGTGGTAAAAAATACGGAGAAGATGGTTATTGGGCTGGTCAACTAGATGTTGAAGAATCAGCCAAAAAAATTGCTGAATTAATTGAAGCTGGTGCTAATGTTTTCCGTTTCAATTTCTCACATGGTGACCACAAAGAGCAAGGAGACCGTATGGCAACTGTTCGCCGTGCCGAAGAAATTGCTCGCCAAAAAGTTGGTTTCCTTTTGGACACAAAAGGTCCTGAAATGCGTACGGAATTGTTTGCAGATGATGCTAAAGAATTCAGCTATGTCACAGGTGAAAAAATTCGTGTAGCAACTACACAAGGTATCCAATCAACTCGCGATGTTATTGCTTTGAATGTTGCTGGTAGCCTTGACATCTACGATGAAGTAGAAGCGGGTCATACTATCCTTATCGACGACGGTAAACTTGGTTTGAAAGTTATCGAAAAAGACATTGCAACACGTCAATTCGTTGTTGAAGTTGAAAATGACGGTATCATTGCAAAACAAAAAGGTGTTAATATTCCTAACACTAAAATTCCTTTCCCAGCACTTGCTGATCGTGACAATGCAGATATCCGTTTTGGTCTTGAACAAGGTCTTAACTTTATCGCTATCTCATTTGTTCGTACAGCTAAAGACGTTGAAGAAGTTCGTGAAATCTGTCGTGAAACAGGTAACGACCATGTGCAATTGTTCGCTAAAATTGAAAACCAACAAGGTATTGACAACCTTGATGAAATCATTGAAGCAGCAGATGGTATCATGATTGCTCGTGGTGACATGGGTATTGAAGTACCGTTTGAAATGGTTCCTGTTTTCCAAAAGATGATTATCACCAAAGTAAACGCAGCTGGTAAAGCAGTTATCACAGCGACAAATATGCTTGAAACAATGACTGAAAAACCACGTGCGACACGTTCTGAAGTATCTGACGTCTTCAATGCTGTTATTGATGGTACTGATGCAACAATGCTTTCAGGAGAGTCAGCTAATGGTAAATACCCAGTTGAATCTGTTCGCACAATGGCAACGATTGATAGAAATGCCCAAACACTTCTTAATGAATACGGGCGTTTAGATTCATCTGCCTTCCCACGCACCAATAAAACAGATGTTATCGCTTCAGCTGTTAAAGATGCTACTCATTCAATGGACATCAAACTTGTTGTGACTATTACCGAAACTGGTAACACTGCACGTGCAATTTCTAAATTCCGTCCAGATGCGGACATCTTAGCCGTAACATTTGATGAAAAAGTACAGCGTGCTTTGATGATTAACTGGGGGGTTATTCCTGTTCTTGCTGAAAAACCTGCATCTACTGATGACATGTTTGAAGTGGCAGAACGTGTAGCACTTGAAGCTGGCTTGGTTCAATCTGGTGACAATATTGTTATCGTTGCTGGCGTTCCGGTTGGAACTGGTGGAACAAATACTATGCGTGTTCGTACAGTTAAATAA